The proteins below are encoded in one region of Pseudomonas sp. SCB32:
- a CDS encoding FAD/FMN-containing dehydrogenase — protein MKRMLSGLLFLLLAGSVVAQDATVVGGWTLLDQFDKPYTVNAELRVVLIARDMAGSQLVKSALEGRPAGYLEARHVVFVADISRMPAPISAMFAVPAMRDYSYRVLLDRDARIASRFTAQPEVVTWLQVERGRVVDIRRFDSTDTLRQALERGAP, from the coding sequence GTGAAACGAATGCTGAGCGGACTGCTGTTCCTGCTGCTGGCGGGCTCCGTGGTGGCGCAGGACGCGACCGTGGTGGGCGGCTGGACATTGCTGGACCAGTTCGACAAACCCTACACGGTCAACGCCGAACTGCGAGTGGTGCTGATCGCCCGTGACATGGCCGGCAGCCAGCTGGTCAAGTCAGCACTCGAAGGCCGCCCCGCCGGCTACCTCGAAGCTCGGCACGTGGTGTTCGTCGCGGACATCAGCCGCATGCCCGCGCCGATATCGGCCATGTTTGCCGTACCCGCCATGCGCGACTACAGCTACCGCGTGTTGCTCGATCGCGACGCGCGAATCGCCAGCCGCTTCACCGCTCAGCCTGAAGTCGTGACCTGGCTGCAGGTGGAGCGGGGCAGGGTGGTCGACATCCGCCGTTTCGACAGTACCGACACGCTGCGCCAGGCGCTGGAGCGGGGCGCGCCGTGA
- a CDS encoding energy-coupling factor ABC transporter permease: MIAAHLLSEETLELGWAIYLPVLAWAAWRAPWLELISDFRRQHLVFGTMLGLFLLWLVRRDFASGVSFHFIGMTAVTLLLDWPLAIIVGLAAQIGLCVLDRQDWAAIGINGILLVLIPVLITELAAIFVERRQPRNLFVYIFCSGFFPAALAALCSLMLGLGLLWMDGLFPMPPWIEDFIGYLWLIMFPEAFINGTIVTGLVVFYPDWLETFNRTRYLQAPWKDDDESR, encoded by the coding sequence GTGATTGCCGCACACCTGCTCTCCGAAGAAACCCTGGAGCTGGGCTGGGCAATCTATCTGCCCGTTCTGGCCTGGGCGGCCTGGCGCGCCCCCTGGCTGGAGCTGATCAGCGACTTCCGCCGCCAGCACCTGGTGTTCGGCACCATGCTCGGGCTGTTCCTGTTGTGGCTGGTGCGGCGGGATTTCGCCTCGGGCGTGTCCTTCCACTTCATCGGCATGACCGCCGTGACCTTGCTGCTGGACTGGCCGCTGGCGATCATCGTCGGCCTCGCGGCGCAGATCGGCCTGTGCGTGCTCGACCGCCAGGACTGGGCCGCCATCGGCATCAACGGCATCCTGCTGGTGCTGATCCCGGTGCTGATCACCGAGCTTGCGGCGATCTTCGTCGAGCGCCGGCAGCCGCGGAACCTGTTCGTCTACATCTTCTGCTCGGGGTTCTTTCCCGCCGCGCTGGCCGCCCTGTGCAGCCTGATGCTCGGCCTGGGCCTGCTGTGGATGGATGGCCTGTTCCCGATGCCGCCGTGGATAGAAGACTTCATCGGCTACCTCTGGCTGATCATGTTCCCGGAAGCCTTCATCAACGGCACCATCGTCACCGGGCTGGTGGTGTTCTATCCGGACTGGCTGGAAACCTTCAATCGCACGCGTTACCTGCAGGCGCCCTGGAAGGACGACGATGAGTCGCGCTGA
- the yacG gene encoding DNA gyrase inhibitor YacG — translation MSQPMTVECPTCGAPVEWSAKSEFRPFCSHRCKLIDLGAWAAEEHAIPGDNLEDELFSGDLEKPRGH, via the coding sequence ATGAGCCAACCTATGACCGTGGAATGCCCCACCTGCGGTGCCCCCGTGGAGTGGAGCGCGAAAAGCGAATTCCGCCCCTTCTGCTCGCACCGCTGCAAGCTGATCGACCTGGGTGCCTGGGCGGCGGAAGAACACGCCATCCCCGGTGACAACCTGGAAGACGAGCTGTTTTCCGGTGACCTGGAAAAGCCGCGCGGACATTGA
- the coaE gene encoding dephospho-CoA kinase (Dephospho-CoA kinase (CoaE) performs the final step in coenzyme A biosynthesis.) gives MKPWILGLTGGIGSGKSAAAEHFAALGVHMVDADHAARWVVEPGRPALAKIVDRFGDAVLLPDGQLNRAALRERIFASEAERRWLEQLLHPLIGEEIAANLARAESVYAILVSPLLVESGQRRMTQRLLVVDTPEHLQLERTMRRDKVSEEQVRAILKAQAVREDRLKHADDVLLNDGDLAHLHQQVERLHQFYLGLRGGQP, from the coding sequence ATGAAACCCTGGATTCTGGGCCTGACCGGCGGAATCGGCAGCGGCAAGAGTGCCGCCGCCGAACACTTTGCCGCGCTGGGCGTACACATGGTGGACGCCGATCATGCCGCGCGCTGGGTGGTCGAACCCGGCCGCCCCGCCCTGGCCAAGATCGTCGACCGCTTCGGCGATGCCGTGCTGCTGCCGGATGGCCAGCTCAACCGCGCCGCCCTGCGCGAGCGCATTTTCGCCTCGGAAGCAGAGCGCCGCTGGCTGGAGCAACTGCTGCACCCGCTGATCGGTGAAGAAATCGCCGCCAATCTGGCACGCGCCGAATCGGTCTACGCCATCCTGGTCTCGCCACTGCTGGTGGAGTCCGGGCAGCGCCGCATGACGCAGCGCCTGCTGGTGGTGGATACCCCGGAACACCTGCAACTGGAACGCACCATGCGTCGGGACAAGGTGTCCGAAGAACAGGTCCGCGCGATCCTCAAGGCTCAGGCCGTGCGCGAAGACCGACTCAAGCACGCGGACGACGTGCTGCTCAACGATGGCGACCTCGCGCACCTGCACCAGCAGGTCGAGCGCCTGCATCAGTTCTATCTCGGCCTGCGTGGAGGACAACCATGA
- a CDS encoding A24 family peptidase → MSVFDLLASTPLAFVLCALALGLLVGSFLNVVIHRLPRMMERDWQREARVALDLPEGEPLPTYNLILPNSQCPHCGHEIKAWENIPVVSYLALGGKCSSCKAPISKRYPLVELACGALSAFIAWHYGFGWQAGAMLLLGWGLLAMSMIDVDHQLLPDALVLPLLWLGLIVNYFGLFTHLGDALWGAVFGYLSLWSVYWLFKLLTGKEGMGYGDFKLLAMLGAWGGWQVLPLTILLSSLVGAVLGIITLRLRNAQTSTPIPFGPYLAIAGWIALLWGGQITATYLQFAGFH, encoded by the coding sequence ATGTCCGTCTTCGACCTCCTGGCCAGCACCCCGCTGGCCTTTGTTTTATGCGCGCTCGCACTCGGGCTTCTGGTCGGCAGCTTCCTCAACGTGGTGATCCATCGCCTGCCGCGGATGATGGAACGCGACTGGCAGCGCGAGGCACGCGTGGCGCTGGATCTGCCGGAAGGCGAGCCGCTGCCCACCTATAACCTGATCCTGCCGAACTCCCAGTGCCCGCACTGCGGCCATGAGATCAAGGCCTGGGAAAACATCCCGGTCGTGAGCTACCTGGCACTGGGCGGCAAGTGCTCTTCGTGCAAGGCTCCGATCAGCAAGCGCTATCCGCTGGTCGAGCTGGCGTGCGGCGCCCTCTCGGCCTTCATCGCCTGGCACTACGGTTTCGGCTGGCAAGCCGGCGCCATGCTGCTGCTCGGCTGGGGCCTGCTGGCGATGAGCATGATCGACGTCGATCACCAGTTGCTGCCCGACGCGCTGGTCCTGCCCCTGCTCTGGCTGGGGCTGATCGTCAACTACTTCGGATTGTTCACCCACCTGGGTGACGCGCTCTGGGGCGCGGTGTTCGGCTACCTGAGCCTGTGGTCGGTGTACTGGCTGTTCAAGCTGCTCACCGGCAAGGAAGGCATGGGCTACGGCGACTTCAAGCTACTGGCCATGCTGGGCGCCTGGGGTGGCTGGCAGGTGCTGCCGCTGACCATCCTGCTGTCGTCGCTGGTAGGCGCGGTGCTGGGCATCATCACCTTGCGCCTGCGCAACGCCCAGACCAGTACGCCGATCCCCTTCGGCCCCTATCTCGCCATCGCCGGCTGGATTGCGCTGCTCTGGGGTGGTCAAATAACCGCGACCTATCTGCAGTTCGCCGGTTTCCACTAG